One Ranitomeya variabilis isolate aRanVar5 chromosome 5, aRanVar5.hap1, whole genome shotgun sequence DNA window includes the following coding sequences:
- the LOC143773941 gene encoding histone H2B 1.1-like, which translates to MADPKSAPAPKKGSKKAVTKTQKKDGKKRRKSRKESYAIYVYKVLKQVHPDTGISSKAMGIMNSFVNDIFERIAGEASRLAHYNKRSTITSREIQTAVRLLLPGELAKHAVSEGTKAVTKYTSAK; encoded by the coding sequence ATGGCTGATCCCAAGTCTGCTCCAGCCCCCAAGAAGGGCTCCAAGAAAGCCGTAACCAAGACCCAGAAGAAGGACGGCAAgaagcggaggaagagcaggaagGAGAGCTACGCCATCTACGTGTACAAGGTGCTAAAGCAGGTCCACCCCGACACCGGCATCTCCTCCAAGGCCATGGGCATCATGAACTCCTTCGTCAACGACATCTTCGAGCGCATCGCAGGGGAAGCCTCCCGCCTGGCTCACTACAACAAGCGCTCCACCATCACCTCCCGGGAGATCCAGACCGCCGTGCGCCTGCTGCTGCCCGGAGAGCTGGCCAAGCACGCCGTGTCCGAGGGCACCAAGGCCGTCACCAAGTACACCAGCGCCAAGTGA